A stretch of the Zonotrichia albicollis isolate bZonAlb1 chromosome 31, bZonAlb1.hap1, whole genome shotgun sequence genome encodes the following:
- the LOC141725851 gene encoding uncharacterized protein LOC141725851: protein MEQRAPSVPKMAWLEEEEAGATSGQQPEELEQFQLLQEHAAKDGTQEQEAARGRLGRTAQTLCEFITCPWQEETAGVGTGVLAKLPFLDAETGAAMLDLLVEKGVSNPTQVPAMVRYIHQWLTANESAGHRLDKALLELTQEHPCDVLITLLRWAPSCDRAAATMWGTIMSSSRTAEPALQLLLHVLSAWPVHSVYTSDGDDAGVFALAGTVALWKIFNLAWRSPVVLEYFPSLFLHLLFQAYISTQEMPEEVETFWQGCQEQHGLSANPNRCSVPVLPVSPSLPCPRAGAGVPSVTWPLLCTQLCAADPEGPALPNAL, encoded by the exons atggagcagagagcccccagcgtgcccaagatggcctggctggaggaggaagaggctggaGCTACCTCAGGACAGCAGCCTGAAGAACTGGAGCagttccagctgctgcaggagc atgcagccaaGGACGGGACACAAGAACAGGAAGCCGCCCGTGGCCGCTTGGGCAGAACGGCGCAG ACCCTCTGTGAATTCATCACGTGCCCTTGGCAGGAAGAGACCGCTGGTGTGGGCACGGGTGTCTTGGCCAAGCTTCCGTTCCTCGATGCCGAGACCGGTGCTGCCATGCTGGATTTGCTTGTGGAGAAGGGTGTCTCCAATCCAacacaa gtgcccgccatggtgaggtacatccaccagtggctcacggccaatgagtctgctgggcacaggctggacaaggcccttctggagctgacCCAGGAACACCCCTGTGACGTGCTGATCACCCTCTTGCGCTGGGCCCCATCGTGTGACAG agctgccgccACCATGTGGGGAACCATCATGTCCTCGAGCAGGACTGCGGAGCcggcgctgcagctgctcctccatgTGCTGAGCGCCTGGCCCGTGCACAGCGTGTAcacctctgatggggacgaCGCAGgagtctttgccctggct GGAACCGTGGCACTGTGGAAAATCTTCAATCTGGCCTGGCGCTCGCCTGTCGTGCTGGAGTATTTCCCCAgtctctttctgcatctgctcttccaagctTACATCAGCACGCAGGAGATGCCAGAAGAGGTGGAGACCTtctggcagggatgccaggAGCAACACGGCCTCTCCGCCaaccccaacaggtgctccgtGCCAGTCCTCCCAGTCTCCCCGTCCCTCCcatgccccagggcaggagccggggttcccagcgtgacctggcctttgctctgcacacagctttgcgctgcagaccctgaaggccctgctctgccaaatgcGCTATGA